The DNA region CCGTCTGTACGTCAACCGGGTTGAAGGCTTTAGCTGCTGCGGCGTCGCCTCCACGCTCAGCCAGGCCGAGGCCATCATTAATAACCCCGGCCAGCCGGTCGATCTGGTGCTGCTGGACGTCTATATGCAGCAGGATAACGGGCTGGATCTGCTGCCGGTTATCCGCGCCTCCGGCCGCCCGATCGATGTGATTATGATCTCGTCGGCTGCCGACGCCGCCACGATCCAGACCTCCATCCATTACGGCGTGGTGGATTATCTGATTAAACCGTTCCAGTTCCCGCGCTTTGAAGAGGCGCTGAACGGCTGGAAGGCAAAGCACCATCTGATGGGTTCGCATCAGTATTACGAGCAGGCCGACGTCGACCGGCTGATCCACGGCGGGGCGCCGGAACTGGCGGACAGTAAAAAGCTGCCGAAGGGGCTAACGCCGCAAACGCTGCGCACGATTTGCCAGTGGATTGACGCTCATCCGGAGATGGAGTTTTCTACCGATGACCTGGCAAACGCGGTCAATATCTCCCGCGTGTCCTGTCGCAAGTACCTGATCTGGCTGGCGCAAATCAACATTCTCTTCACCAGCATCCACTACGGCGCCACCGGCCGCCCGGTGTATCGCTATCGCCTCCAGCCGGAACAAACGGCGTTGCTCAAGCAGTACTGTCAGTAACGCGGTAGGTATTATCCAGCAGCGTAAAGCGGAAGTGGCGCATCGAAGAGATCGCCACTTCTTTGTTTTTGGTCACAAAAATGGCTTCGATATCGGGGCGGGAACGCAGCACCGCGCAGCCCTTCTCCACGCCCATGCCGTACATCAGCGTGGTCCAGATATCGCCGTCGATGGAATCTTTTGAAATGATGGTCACGCTGTCCAGCTCGTTGTCCAGCGGATACCCGGTACGCGGGTCGAGAATATGGTGGTAGCGCCTGCCGTTTTGCTCAAAGAAACGCTCATACGTGCCCGACGTTACCACGGAGCGGTTTTCCACCGTCATTGCGCCAATCAGCGCCTCACCGGCGAACGGTTTTTTCAGCCCCACGCTCCAGCCCCCTTCCGGCGAGCCTAACGTCTGAACGTTTCCGCCGAGGTTGATCAGCCCCCGCCCGGAGCCCTCTTTGTGAAGATAATCCCGCACCCGGTCAGCGATATAGCCTTTGGCGATGGCCCCCAGATCGATCTCCATCCCTGCTCGGGTCAGAAACACGCTGCTCTGCGCCTCGTCAAGAATGACATCTTCAGGACGGGTTATCGCCAGCAGCGCCGTGATTTCGTCTGCGGGCGGTACGCTGTCGCCCTGAAAGCCAATTTTCCAGCGCTTCACCAGCGGACCAATCGCCAGGTTAAAGGCGCTGTCCTTGAGCAGGCTTGCCGCTTTTGCGCAGCGGATCAGCTCGAACACCGCTCGGCTGACGATAACCGGATGTTGCCCAGCCGCATGGTTGATGTCCATCACCTGCGAATGGGCGCGGTTGACGGTGAGCAGATCTTCATACTGTTTGATGAGTCGAAACACGCGGGACGCGAGGGCTTCGTCGTGGGAGAAGAGTTTCAGGAGGATGGGCGAGCCCATCAGAACGGCGGAGTAGCTGTAAACACGGTTATCGGACATGGCACGTTTCCTCAGATGTAGCCCCGGCAGGCACCGCGCCGCCGGGGAAATCGCCGGATAACGTTGCGTTTATCCGGCCTACAGCACAGGTGCTTTATGCCATTTTTGCGCGCATCGCCGCCTGATGTCCGGCAAGGGTACCAAAAATAATGATGTCTGCCACCGCGTTACCGCCGATACGGTTACCGCCGTGGATCCCGCCGACCACTTCCCCGGCCGCAAACGCGCCCGGCAGCACGTTGTGGCTGCTGTCCAGCACGCAGGTCTCGGTGTTGATGGTCACGCCGCCCATGGTGTGATGCACGCCCGGCGCAATCTGAATGGCGTAGAACGGCCCTTCATTGATGGGCGCACGCAGCGCGGTGGTGCGGCCAAAATCATCGTCGTGCTGTTTTTCGACAAAGCCGTTGTAGCGTTCCAGCGTGGCCAGGAAGGCGTGGTGATCCATGCCCAGCGCTTCCGCCAGGGCTTTTGGCGAGCTGGCGCTGGTCACGAAGCCTTTGGCGATATACTCATCCGCGGCTTTGTTTTTGGCGCGTACGTGCTCGTCGAAGACGATATAAGCGTATTTCTCCGGCAGGGCGATGATTGCCGCCGAGACCTTATCGCGGGTCGACATTTCGTTGTAGAAGCGTTCCCCTTTCTGATTGACCAGAATCGCCCCGCCGCCGCGGATGGATTCGGAAATCAGGTACGAGGTTTTCTGCTCCACGGTGGGGTGAATTTGGATTTCGCCCATATCCACGGTGCCCGCCCCGATGCGCTCCAGCAGCGCGATGCCGCCGCCGGTGGCCCCTTTATGGTTGGTGGTCACGAAGCCTTCCAGATCCGGACGGTATTTCACCACCATCTGGCTGTTGGCGCTGAAGCCGCCGGTGGCGACAATCACGCTTTTGGTTGCCACGATGACGGTTTCATTCTCTTCGGTGGTCAGACGCACGCCGGTCACTTCGCCGTTTTCGAAAACGATGTCGCTAACGGAGGTATCCAGCATCACCTCAATGTTGCGTTTGTTGACGTTACGCACCAGGCCGCTAATCAGGTAGCCGCCCACCGCAGAACCGTCTTTTGGACGGTGGGTACGGTCAATGCTCATCCCGCCGGTGGTGGTGATGTCGTTCAGCATAATGCCGCGCGTTGCCAGCCACTCAATCGCTTCCGGCGCGTTCTCGACAAAGCGACGCAGCAGTTCCGGGTTGTTCTTGTTGCCGCCGCCCTTCAGGCTTTCCTGGTAGAACAGCTCTTTGCTGTCCTGGATGCCCTTCACGCGCTGGAAGCGGGTTTCAGCGGCGTTCATCCCGGCAGAGGCTTTAATGGTGTTCCCGCCGATGGTCGGCATTTTCTCGACGATCAGCACGCTCGCGCCTTCGTCGTGAGCCTGAATCGCCGCCGCCAGACCGGCACCGCCGCTGCCAACAACGACCACGTCCACGCTGCGGGTTTCGTTCGGGTCAACGCCCTCTTCCGCCGCCAGCGCCTTGCTGGATTTCAGCATCGCTTTAGAGACCGC from Enterobacter chengduensis includes:
- the dcuR gene encoding two-component system response regulator DcuR, which translates into the protein MINVLIVDDDAMVADLNRLYVNRVEGFSCCGVASTLSQAEAIINNPGQPVDLVLLDVYMQQDNGLDLLPVIRASGRPIDVIMISSAADAATIQTSIHYGVVDYLIKPFQFPRFEEALNGWKAKHHLMGSHQYYEQADVDRLIHGGAPELADSKKLPKGLTPQTLRTICQWIDAHPEMEFSTDDLANAVNISRVSCRKYLIWLAQINILFTSIHYGATGRPVYRYRLQPEQTALLKQYCQ
- a CDS encoding FAD:protein FMN transferase translates to MSDNRVYSYSAVLMGSPILLKLFSHDEALASRVFRLIKQYEDLLTVNRAHSQVMDINHAAGQHPVIVSRAVFELIRCAKAASLLKDSAFNLAIGPLVKRWKIGFQGDSVPPADEITALLAITRPEDVILDEAQSSVFLTRAGMEIDLGAIAKGYIADRVRDYLHKEGSGRGLINLGGNVQTLGSPEGGWSVGLKKPFAGEALIGAMTVENRSVVTSGTYERFFEQNGRRYHHILDPRTGYPLDNELDSVTIISKDSIDGDIWTTLMYGMGVEKGCAVLRSRPDIEAIFVTKNKEVAISSMRHFRFTLLDNTYRVTDSTA
- a CDS encoding flavocytochrome c; this encodes MSTNERILSPFTLPNGTELKNRLLMAPMTTCTGYYDGTVTSELVEYYRARSGSIGTIIVECCFVDDLGLAFPGAIGIDNDEKIAGLAKIAEAIKSKGSKALLQIYHGGRMVDPKLIGGRTPVGPSAVAAPREGAATPAALSAEEVEGMIGKFGEAVRRAIQAGFDGVEIHGANTYLIQQFYSPNSNQRDDEWGGSRDNRAKFPLAVLDITHKMVRQYADDAFIIGYRFSPEELEVPGIRFEDTMYLLEKLAARGVDYLHFSVGATLRPSIVDTQDPTPLIEKYCAMRSETLAQVPVMGVGGVVNAADVNDALDHGYDLIAVGRATIAYPDWTDRIAAGESLELFMDSTQREALSIPEPLWRFSLVEAMIRDMSMGESKFKPGTFVEKVQDDANELVINVSLETDRIADIALASGPSEDVEFVTSFEEIRTRILDANTPHVDAITGATSQSEAVKKAVSKAMLKSSKALAAEEGVDPNETRSVDVVVVGSGGAGLAAAIQAHDEGASVLIVEKMPTIGGNTIKASAGMNAAETRFQRVKGIQDSKELFYQESLKGGGNKNNPELLRRFVENAPEAIEWLATRGIMLNDITTTGGMSIDRTHRPKDGSAVGGYLISGLVRNVNKRNIEVMLDTSVSDIVFENGEVTGVRLTTEENETVIVATKSVIVATGGFSANSQMVVKYRPDLEGFVTTNHKGATGGGIALLERIGAGTVDMGEIQIHPTVEQKTSYLISESIRGGGAILVNQKGERFYNEMSTRDKVSAAIIALPEKYAYIVFDEHVRAKNKAADEYIAKGFVTSASSPKALAEALGMDHHAFLATLERYNGFVEKQHDDDFGRTTALRAPINEGPFYAIQIAPGVHHTMGGVTINTETCVLDSSHNVLPGAFAAGEVVGGIHGGNRIGGNAVADIIIFGTLAGHQAAMRAKMA